The genomic stretch gtctttgtgtttttgtgaGCTTTCTCTCATCCTCCCTTTGTCCTGTTTCAAATTCaatttacagggtgttaaaagggtaGGATTTGTAGAAtgaaagctcaaaccaaacatcacatcaggtTCAGATGGCGTTACTCGAttcatcgggactggaatatcattggcctttgaccatggaagcaaaaagcgccattcacagtggggagaaatggtacacgtgctctgtgtgtgggcaaggCTTCAGcctatcatccaacctgctgagacacaagtgcagtcacactggggagaaaccatataaatgtggggactgtgataAACGTTTCAACGACCCGTCCcaactggaaacacatcggcgagttcatacgggagagaggccgttcacctgctctgagtgtgggaagggatttactgattcatccaccctgctgagacaccagcgagttcacactggagagagaccgttcaactgctctgagtgtgggaagggtttcatgACTTCATCCCACCTACTGGcacatcagcgaattcacactggagagagaccattcacctgcacggagtgtgggaagggattcactcagtcatcccacctgcagacacaccaacgagttcacactggggagagaccgttcaactgctctgagtgtgggaagggtttcatgACTTCATCCCACCTACTGGcacatcagcgaattcacactggagagagaccgttcacctgctctgagtgtgggaagggattcactcagtcatcccacctgcagacACACCAAcaggttcacactggagagagaccattcaactgctctgagtgtgggaagggtttcatgACTTCATCCCACCTACTGGcacatcagcgaattcacactggagagagaccgttcacctgctctgagtgtgggaagcgattcactcggtcatccaacctactgagacaccagcggtttcgcaagtgactgcaggggttggattctgctgttattgctgctattAATCGCATCCAGGACTAAATCGTCAGTTGGGGTTTATTAGTGCTgttgttaataacccctataattgggctggagtttaatatcacaggattggtggtaatatattagcgtggatagaggattgactaacaaaaATC from Pristiophorus japonicus isolate sPriJap1 chromosome 23, sPriJap1.hap1, whole genome shotgun sequence encodes the following:
- the LOC139235396 gene encoding zinc finger protein 239-like, which translates into the protein MEAKSAIHSGEKWYTCSVCGQGFSLSSNLLRHKCSHTGEKPYKCGDCDKRFNDPSQLETHRRVHTGERPFTCSECGKGFTDSSTLLRHQRVHTGERPFNCSECGKGFMTSSHLLAHQRIHTGERPFTCTECGKGFTQSSHLQTHQRVHTGERPFNCSECGKGFMTSSHLLAHQRIHTGERPFTCSECGKGFTQSSHLQTHQQVHTGERPFNCSECGKGFMTSSHLLAHQRIHTGERPFTCSECGKRFTRSSNLLRHQRFRK